One window of the Pararge aegeria chromosome 22, ilParAegt1.1, whole genome shotgun sequence genome contains the following:
- the LOC120633862 gene encoding S-adenosylmethionine sensor upstream of mTORC1, translating into MATEEHKYLSNFFKDVHLALRESSADIGVDKAWHYHCRNKDVLKTYAQYMQKLATTHWEKNASDELSSASSRITWSADFAYKYFINKSYMKQREKEIDIGNKINIKINNADELFTKPFKLLDVGSCYNPFNRYDFFEVLAIDLCPANNIVFECDFLQVPIQSDTVIIDNKVIQLKEKSFDIVTFCFLLEYIPSSELRIKACEQAYKLLRIGGLLLISTPDSKHVGANSKQMKCWRYTLAIMGFSRIKYEKFKHMHCLAFRKCSNKEVAERWATLHKESYMNYSIHIPQDFKNKNECKVTSSSIKVEVEDFRELPFNIIS; encoded by the coding sequence ATGGCTACCgaagaacataaatatttatcgaATTTTTTCAAAGATGTCCATTTAGCATTAAGGGAATCATCAGCTGATATCGGAGTGGACAAAGCGTGGCACTACCACTGTAGAAATAAGGATGTTCTTAAAACGTATGCTCAATATATGCAGAAACTAGCTACAACACATTGGGAAAAAAACGCATCAGATGAACTATCGTCGGCTTCATCTCGGATAACATGGTCTGCCGACTTTGcgtataagtattttataaacaaatcttATATGAAACAAAGAGAAAAAGAAATAGACATTGGAAACaagattaatataaaaataaacaatgctgATGAACTATTCACTAAGCCATTTAAACTGCTGGATGTTGGTAGTTGTTATAATCCCTTTAATAGATATGATTTCTTTGAAGTATTGGCAATAGACCTATGTCCCGCTAACAATATTGTATTTGAGTGTGATTTTCTGCAGGTTCCCATACAATCAGATACTgttataatagataataaagtAATTCAATTAAAGGAAAAAAGTTTTGACATAGTGACATTTTGTTTTCTCCTTGAATACATTCCTTCATCAGAGCTAAGAATTAAGGCCTGTGAACAAGCATACAAGCTCTTGCGCATTGGTGGTCTGTTACTGATAAGTACTCCTGATTCAAAACATGTTGGTGCAAACAGTAAACAAATGAAGTGCTGGCGGTACACGCTGGCTATTATGGGATTTTCcagaataaaatatgaaaagtttAAACACATGCATTGTTTGGCATTTAGGAAGTGTTCAAATAAGGAAGTGGCAGAGAGATGGGCAACTCTGCATAAAGAATCATATATGAATTATTCCATACACATTCCACAAGACTTCAAAAATAAGAATGAGTGTAAAGTAACAAGTAGTAGTATTAAAGTAGAAGTTGAGGACTTTAGAGAACTTCCTTTTAACATTATAAGTTAA